In Candidatus Eremiobacterota bacterium, one genomic interval encodes:
- the gspG gene encoding type II secretion system major pseudopilin GspG, whose translation MDWSSAPTRKFFEHFTVPIMLIITLLTIPWILKLASEDNKTKAIIQMREISEALELYKKDNGQYPTTEQGLMALVERPVLKPLPKSWKPHLDMIPKDPWGNEYEYRYSGSDSRYSLLSPGKDRKRSKDDIISGEEEKNKNGRPSP comes from the coding sequence ATGGACTGGAGCTCAGCTCCGACAAGAAAATTCTTTGAGCATTTTACAGTGCCGATTATGCTGATTATTACTCTATTGACGATTCCATGGATCTTGAAATTGGCTTCGGAGGATAATAAGACCAAGGCAATCATACAGATGAGAGAAATCTCCGAGGCTCTTGAGCTTTACAAGAAGGATAACGGGCAGTATCCCACAACGGAACAGGGCCTCATGGCGTTGGTTGAGAGGCCGGTTTTGAAACCGCTGCCCAAGAGCTGGAAGCCTCATCTGGATATGATTCCGAAGGATCCATGGGGGAATGAGTATGAATACCGCTATTCAGGCTCTGATTCACGATACAGTCTTTTATCGCCTGGAAAAGATCGGAAAAGGAGCAAAGATGATATAATCTCCGGTGAGGAAGAGAAAAATAAGAATGGAAGGCCGTCCCCGTGA
- a CDS encoding helix-turn-helix transcriptional regulator, translating into MLARVKVPPTDIRITGEGAETVLRDLRRLYDDNLVVEEDEEYVDVEETQWYKKMRADMTPGKALRLYRQGSGLSLADLSEKSGVPKGHLSQMENGKRPIGRNMACRLSKVLGCDYRSLL; encoded by the coding sequence ATGTTGGCTCGCGTGAAGGTACCCCCTACTGATATCCGTATCACCGGCGAAGGGGCTGAGACAGTGCTCAGGGACCTTCGCCGCCTTTATGATGACAACCTTGTGGTTGAAGAAGACGAAGAGTATGTGGATGTTGAAGAAACCCAATGGTATAAGAAGATGCGGGCAGATATGACTCCGGGCAAGGCGCTCCGCCTTTATCGTCAGGGCTCCGGCCTGAGCCTGGCGGATCTCTCGGAAAAATCGGGGGTTCCGAAGGGCCATCTGTCCCAGATGGAAAACGGGAAGCGCCCCATCGGCAGGAATATGGCATGCAGGCTCTCCAAAGTTCTGGGATGTGACTACCGCAGCCTGCTCTGA
- a CDS encoding PIN domain-containing protein → MSARSGRQFVDTNILVYAHDLSAGRKHIKAKELVSSLWEEGSGCLSIQILQEFFVTVTQKVKRPLSDDSAMLILSALARWKVHAPDTEDVLEAIKIRGRYQLAFWDAMVLQSAEKSGCHILWTEDLSHGQTYGNVKALSPFR, encoded by the coding sequence ATGAGCGCCCGTAGCGGGAGGCAGTTCGTAGATACCAATATTCTCGTGTATGCTCATGACCTCTCGGCAGGCAGAAAGCATATCAAGGCAAAAGAGCTCGTGAGCAGCCTCTGGGAAGAAGGCAGCGGATGCCTCAGCATCCAGATACTTCAGGAATTCTTTGTGACGGTGACACAGAAAGTGAAGAGGCCCCTGTCCGACGATTCGGCGATGCTGATACTCTCAGCCCTTGCAAGGTGGAAAGTGCATGCCCCTGACACCGAAGATGTTCTTGAAGCCATCAAGATCCGCGGGCGGTACCAGCTTGCATTCTGGGATGCGATGGTTCTGCAGAGCGCTGAAAAATCAGGCTGCCACATCCTTTGGACAGAAGATCTCTCTCACGGCCAGACATACGGCAATGTAAAAGCCCTCAGCCCTTTCAGGTAA
- a CDS encoding CopG family transcriptional regulator, translating into MERQNITLSIPRKLLRHAKHIAIEKGTSLSGLLTQLLEDLARDDDSYRRAKQAHLAMLEKFDLNTGGKIAVTRGDLHERP; encoded by the coding sequence ATGGAGCGCCAGAATATCACTCTTTCAATCCCCAGGAAACTGCTGCGCCACGCAAAGCACATCGCAATTGAGAAGGGAACCTCGCTTTCCGGCCTGCTTACCCAGCTCCTGGAGGACCTTGCCCGTGATGACGACAGCTACCGCAGGGCAAAACAGGCTCATCTCGCCATGCTGGAAAAATTTGACCTCAACACCGGTGGAAAGATAGCAGTGACAAGGGGAGATCTCCATGAGCGCCCGTAG
- a CDS encoding SIMPL domain-containing protein, with translation MKRVFFALLFVIFAVSAPLAADELKQPSIVVYGTATIEIAPDLLIWHLRLCNKGPRMPVVAQENAALTEQVLSYLRRQKIPEANIQTNGMSFGEDWDYNTKIKTKLGYFAETEILFRTNNLESYKALWVDLAENPGVSVEEVCYDHTQRIRYQNESRQKAVLAAREKARYLAETLGCEIGEPLLIEEDLEWQKSASMSNIKTILEDESTLGIAIAIGRIPICTRVKVAFRLLAPGK, from the coding sequence ATGAAGCGTGTATTTTTTGCTCTGTTATTCGTTATTTTTGCAGTGAGCGCTCCGTTGGCAGCAGATGAGCTAAAGCAGCCTTCAATAGTGGTTTATGGCACGGCCACAATAGAAATAGCGCCGGATCTGTTGATCTGGCACCTTCGATTATGCAACAAGGGACCCAGAATGCCTGTTGTTGCCCAGGAAAATGCTGCTCTCACAGAACAGGTTCTAAGTTATTTAAGAAGACAGAAAATCCCCGAGGCCAATATTCAAACCAATGGAATGAGTTTTGGAGAGGACTGGGACTATAATACAAAGATAAAAACAAAGCTAGGCTATTTCGCAGAAACAGAGATCCTTTTTCGAACAAACAATTTAGAGAGTTATAAAGCTCTCTGGGTTGATCTTGCTGAAAACCCTGGTGTTTCAGTTGAGGAAGTCTGTTACGACCATACGCAGCGGATCAGGTATCAGAATGAATCGAGACAGAAGGCAGTGCTTGCAGCCAGGGAAAAAGCCAGGTACCTGGCCGAAACCCTGGGTTGTGAGATTGGGGAGCCCCTTTTGATTGAAGAGGATCTGGAATGGCAGAAATCAGCATCAATGAGCAATATAAAAACGATACTTGAAGATGAAAGTACTCTTGGAATTGCTATAGCTATAGGAAGAATACCAATCTGCACAAGAGTGAAAGTGGCATTTCGGCTTCTTGCGCCGGGGAAATGA
- a CDS encoding serine/threonine-protein kinase, with product MLSAGDIIQGRYKMVKPLGEGSSGVVYLVEDTGAGGSLLALKELDLTGSSPDEKREYSELFGREISMLKSMRHRGMPRFIDSFLQGDSQFLVMEYIEGETLDEIVEKNGRPFTPEELIPMAWQLSSIIEYLHTRKPYPVIYRDLKPSNIMRTARGTLKLIDFGIARHYNPKKLRDTHFMGTPGFSPPEQYGIGQSDMRTDMFSFGATLYYLLTGEDLTAFNFKFPPLKERVSGVPPELERIIMRCLSPNPGERYQTTSLLKLDTMILYYRRSGPLASFREMLKRWPQYRRWPGWSYLAFYGSILAFMNLLSSEPVHSIENCAALLIVLALLAFLAMLSCTAHLKKREKKLALCDGVALYLTIVALLPVLANGQWLLAERMYSKGAYGGPANETPAVYSKDVPVNGKRPVTPIYNYNWGEKGIQVTKLEGSQEASFSFAPEGYTSLVVAFVNTWDERSWLYLQKIVVGKRVWTDNGKLLCPLEQKKAWPRILSDSDNGWYVIWCDIRKGSTADNSPLSIFIQRINSEGRLLWEGSGIEASEIAGCTDPPSIVSDMEGGVIISWADTQVLRAQRIDREGRRPWGPSGITIAEASGQGKWVNRPQLVSDDKGGAVIAWEDARNNPHLMEMEATITNFDIYAQRISAKGEILWDRKGVPVCIAQYAQRNCALVKDEKGGAIAAWEDYRDETSSRIYVQALSSDGVQRWEGDGIVATRRNPKEPYGDDGFGPDVWLKHFDVSAISDGDSGIVVAWAAGGHFSWKIGLQRFDGSGTKQWGEIGISLQSCIARPPRLLGREWIGDYMISWLENDEGDDKHTYVMLRQIEQNSSRARGTIDFRLSPSENRQYGQQLQSWHNELYLLWMESSGAESKIFAQYLYYPEGTFARAIRPGAACGDKAVSNCSR from the coding sequence ATGCTGAGCGCAGGTGATATCATACAGGGCAGGTACAAGATGGTGAAGCCCCTCGGTGAGGGCTCCTCGGGTGTCGTGTATCTTGTTGAGGACACCGGGGCGGGAGGCTCCCTTCTTGCTCTGAAGGAGCTTGACCTGACGGGGAGCAGCCCCGACGAGAAAAGGGAGTATTCCGAGCTGTTCGGGCGGGAGATTTCCATGCTCAAGTCCATGAGGCATCGGGGCATGCCGCGCTTCATTGACTCCTTTTTGCAGGGAGACTCGCAGTTTCTCGTGATGGAGTATATCGAGGGCGAGACCCTGGACGAGATCGTGGAGAAGAACGGCCGCCCCTTCACGCCGGAGGAGCTTATCCCGATGGCCTGGCAGCTCTCGTCGATCATTGAGTACCTCCATACCCGGAAGCCCTATCCGGTGATATACCGGGATCTCAAGCCCTCGAACATCATGCGGACCGCCAGGGGCACCCTCAAGCTCATCGATTTCGGCATCGCGCGCCACTATAACCCTAAAAAGCTGAGAGACACCCATTTCATGGGGACTCCGGGCTTTTCCCCTCCCGAGCAGTACGGCATCGGGCAGTCCGACATGCGAACGGACATGTTCTCCTTCGGGGCGACCCTCTATTATCTGCTCACCGGCGAGGACCTGACGGCTTTCAATTTCAAGTTTCCCCCCTTGAAGGAGCGGGTGAGCGGCGTGCCCCCGGAGCTTGAGAGGATCATCATGCGCTGCCTTTCTCCCAACCCCGGGGAGCGCTACCAGACCACCTCGCTTCTGAAGCTTGACACGATGATCCTCTACTACAGGCGGTCGGGCCCCCTCGCCTCTTTCAGGGAGATGCTCAAGAGATGGCCGCAGTACCGCAGATGGCCCGGGTGGAGCTATCTTGCATTCTATGGAAGTATCCTTGCCTTCATGAATCTGCTCTCTTCGGAGCCCGTCCATTCCATTGAAAACTGCGCGGCATTGCTGATTGTGCTGGCGCTCCTGGCTTTCCTGGCGATGCTCTCATGCACCGCTCACTTGAAAAAGAGGGAAAAGAAGCTTGCCCTGTGCGACGGAGTCGCGCTCTACCTCACCATTGTCGCATTATTGCCGGTGCTTGCAAATGGCCAGTGGCTGCTCGCCGAGCGCATGTATTCCAAAGGAGCTTACGGGGGGCCTGCGAATGAGACTCCGGCAGTGTACAGCAAGGATGTGCCTGTGAACGGGAAAAGGCCCGTGACCCCCATCTATAATTACAACTGGGGAGAGAAGGGAATCCAGGTGACGAAGCTTGAGGGCTCTCAGGAGGCTTCGTTCTCTTTCGCACCAGAAGGATACACGTCACTGGTCGTTGCCTTTGTCAATACCTGGGATGAAAGGTCGTGGCTTTATCTTCAGAAAATCGTCGTGGGAAAGAGGGTATGGACCGACAACGGGAAGCTTCTCTGCCCCCTGGAGCAGAAGAAAGCGTGGCCCAGGATACTTTCAGACTCTGATAACGGGTGGTATGTCATCTGGTGCGACATCAGAAAGGGAAGCACTGCGGATAATTCTCCTCTCAGCATTTTCATCCAGCGCATCAATTCCGAAGGGAGATTGCTCTGGGAAGGCAGTGGAATTGAAGCATCCGAGATCGCGGGCTGCACCGATCCTCCTTCTATAGTCAGCGATATGGAGGGGGGCGTGATAATCTCGTGGGCTGACACCCAGGTGTTGAGGGCGCAGAGGATTGACAGGGAGGGCAGGAGACCGTGGGGGCCTTCGGGGATAACTATTGCGGAGGCTTCGGGCCAGGGGAAATGGGTCAACAGGCCCCAGCTTGTAAGTGATGACAAAGGGGGCGCCGTCATCGCATGGGAGGATGCAAGAAACAATCCGCATCTGATGGAAATGGAAGCCACGATAACGAACTTTGATATCTATGCCCAGAGGATAAGCGCAAAGGGGGAGATCCTCTGGGACAGGAAGGGAGTCCCGGTATGCATCGCCCAGTATGCGCAAAGGAACTGCGCCTTGGTCAAGGATGAAAAAGGAGGGGCGATAGCTGCCTGGGAAGACTACCGGGATGAGACTTCGAGCCGGATTTATGTGCAGGCCCTATCTTCGGATGGCGTTCAGCGGTGGGAGGGAGACGGGATCGTGGCGACCCGGAGGAACCCTAAAGAGCCTTATGGTGATGATGGTTTCGGCCCTGATGTATGGTTGAAGCATTTTGACGTGAGTGCCATCTCAGACGGAGATTCCGGGATCGTGGTCGCGTGGGCAGCCGGAGGACATTTTAGCTGGAAAATAGGCCTGCAGCGCTTTGATGGCTCAGGAACAAAACAATGGGGTGAAATCGGGATTTCCCTGCAATCATGCATTGCACGCCCCCCTCGCCTGCTGGGAAGAGAATGGATAGGAGACTATATGATTTCCTGGCTTGAGAATGATGAGGGGGACGATAAGCATACCTATGTGATGCTTCGCCAGATCGAGCAGAACAGCTCAAGAGCCCGGGGCACCATCGATTTCCGCCTGTCCCCTTCGGAAAACCGCCAGTATGGACAGCAGCTCCAATCCTGGCATAATGAGCTCTACTTGCTGTGGATGGAATCCTCTGGAGCCGAAAGTAAGATTTTCGCGCAGTATCTGTACTACCCGGAAGGGACTTTCGCCAGGGCGATCCGCCCCGGTGCAGCCTGCGGTGACAAAGCCGTCAGTAATTGTTCCCGTTGA